One genomic region from Granulicatella adiacens ATCC 49175 encodes:
- the guaC gene encoding GMP reductase — protein MFELNAFDYEDIQLVPNKCIVNSRSECDTTVKLGKFTFKLPVVPANMQTVIDESVAEFLAKNGYFYIMHRFDEQSRLPFVKRMKENGLISSISVGVKPQEYDFILELKEKNLVPDYITIDIAHGHSNSVIDMIGHIKKHLPETFVIAGNVGTPEAVRELENAGADATKVGIGPGKVCITKIKTGFGTGGWQLAALRWCSKAARKPLIADGGIRTHGDIAKSIRFGATMVMIGSLFAGHEESPGKTVEVDGQLYKEYFGSASEYQKGERKNVEGKKIVVPYKGLLQDTLIEMQQDLQSSISYAGGKDIEAIRKVDYVIVKNSIFNGDSI, from the coding sequence ATGTTTGAGTTAAATGCATTCGATTATGAGGATATTCAATTAGTCCCAAATAAATGTATTGTAAATAGTCGTTCGGAGTGTGATACTACAGTAAAATTAGGGAAGTTCACTTTTAAACTTCCAGTAGTTCCTGCTAATATGCAAACAGTTATTGATGAATCTGTGGCAGAGTTTTTAGCGAAGAATGGTTATTTTTATATTATGCATCGTTTTGATGAGCAAAGTCGCTTGCCATTTGTAAAACGAATGAAAGAGAATGGTTTAATATCATCTATTAGTGTGGGTGTAAAACCGCAAGAGTATGATTTCATTCTAGAATTAAAAGAAAAAAACTTAGTTCCTGACTATATCACAATAGATATCGCCCATGGTCATTCAAATTCTGTGATTGATATGATTGGCCATATTAAAAAACATTTACCAGAAACTTTTGTAATTGCTGGAAATGTAGGAACGCCAGAAGCCGTTCGTGAACTTGAGAATGCTGGGGCAGATGCAACAAAAGTAGGGATTGGACCTGGAAAAGTATGCATTACAAAAATTAAAACAGGATTTGGTACTGGCGGATGGCAGTTAGCGGCTCTACGTTGGTGCTCTAAAGCTGCTCGTAAACCTCTCATTGCAGATGGTGGAATCCGTACTCATGGTGACATTGCTAAATCTATTCGTTTTGGTGCCACAATGGTTATGATTGGTTCACTTTTTGCAGGACATGAAGAGTCACCCGGTAAAACTGTGGAAGTGGATGGACAATTATACAAAGAGTATTTTGGAAGTGCTTCTGAGTACCAAAAAGGGGAACGTAAAAATGTGGAAGGTAAGAAAATTGTCGTTCCATATAAGGGATTGCTTCAAGATACTTTAATTGAAATGCAACAAGATTTGCAATCATCAATTTCTTATGCAGGCGGAAAAGATATCGAAGCCATTCGTAAAGTTGATTATGTGATTGTAAAAAACTCTATTTTTAATGGGGATTCTATTTAA
- a CDS encoding serine hydrolase — MNKRNLKFLLGVLSCSFVLTSLAPISAEETTEESVSQTTVVEETEEAPTTVAPEKKEETTQQKSTELSIEDEIFEITQRYGYDVSEYYRPESAILVDAETGQILYGDHIDKPWDPASTTKLMTAYLVYEAIKAGKITLDTKITATELDRAISTIDDISNNQIRAGIEYPVRDLLYLMMYPSSNVATVMLSHAISQSNEEYIKMMNDKAKELGMTNSKFYNPSGAVVSAFRGLYTVEGVPDEYNQTTARDLATLSYYFLKNYPEFLEITREPAVTTMEGTVVEETFYTLNQLASGMNQGYFHVDGFKTGSSPNAALNHVITAKEKGRRVIEVLMGVGSWSDYNTSVYYRAQFGNAILEKAFTEYHEETVLKAGVHEIDGQEIKVEKDIKAITKGDSKPTYKLVGDEIIVENTFPTLTKAIKSNVHKVTKVVEETTTEEPATTSEAKNEGVLSFNDEDTNTFVGWLRSLSKNPLLLAGILLALSVFISGIVIATVQVFKKDY; from the coding sequence ATGAATAAACGAAATTTAAAGTTTCTACTTGGAGTACTGAGTTGTTCTTTTGTATTAACTAGTTTAGCACCCATTTCAGCGGAGGAAACGACAGAAGAATCTGTTTCGCAAACAACTGTTGTGGAAGAAACAGAAGAAGCACCAACAACGGTCGCTCCGGAGAAGAAAGAAGAAACGACTCAGCAAAAATCAACAGAACTTTCTATTGAAGATGAGATTTTCGAGATCACTCAAAGATATGGTTATGATGTTAGTGAGTATTATCGACCAGAAAGTGCCATTTTAGTCGATGCTGAAACTGGACAAATTTTATATGGTGACCATATTGATAAGCCTTGGGATCCTGCTAGTACTACTAAACTAATGACAGCTTATTTAGTATATGAAGCTATTAAAGCTGGAAAAATTACATTAGATACGAAAATTACTGCGACTGAATTAGACAGAGCTATTTCTACGATTGATGATATTAGTAATAATCAAATTAGAGCAGGTATTGAATATCCGGTTCGAGATTTATTATATTTAATGATGTATCCTTCTTCAAATGTAGCTACTGTGATGCTTTCGCACGCTATCAGTCAATCAAATGAAGAATATATTAAAATGATGAACGATAAAGCAAAAGAACTTGGTATGACGAATTCTAAGTTCTATAATCCAAGTGGAGCAGTGGTATCGGCGTTCCGTGGATTATATACCGTGGAAGGTGTTCCAGATGAGTATAATCAAACAACTGCTAGAGATTTAGCAACTTTATCTTATTATTTCTTAAAAAATTACCCAGAATTTCTTGAAATCACTAGAGAGCCAGCAGTGACAACAATGGAAGGAACGGTGGTAGAAGAAACATTCTACACACTAAACCAACTAGCAAGCGGAATGAATCAAGGTTATTTCCATGTTGATGGTTTTAAAACTGGATCTTCTCCTAATGCAGCTTTGAACCATGTTATTACAGCAAAAGAAAAAGGTAGACGAGTAATCGAAGTGCTAATGGGGGTAGGTAGTTGGAGTGATTATAATACTAGCGTATACTACAGAGCTCAATTTGGGAATGCTATTTTAGAAAAGGCATTTACGGAATATCATGAAGAAACAGTTTTAAAAGCTGGAGTTCATGAAATTGATGGTCAAGAAATTAAAGTAGAAAAAGATATTAAAGCTATTACCAAAGGCGATTCAAAACCAACTTATAAATTAGTTGGCGATGAAATTATCGTTGAAAATACTTTTCCAACTTTAACAAAAGCGATTAAAAGTAATGTACATAAAGTTACTAAGGTAGTAGAAGAAACAACAACTGAAGAACCTGCAACTACGTCTGAAGCTAAGAATGAAGGTGTATTATCCTTTAATGATGAGGATACAAACACTTTTGTTGGATGGTTACGAAGCTTAAGTAAAAACCCATTATTACTTGCTGGCATTTTATTAGCTTTAAGTGTATTTATTAGTGGGATTGTGATTGCAACTGTTCAAGTATTCAAAAAAGATTATTAA
- a CDS encoding TVP38/TMEM64 family protein: MTTNEIKQGKPLSPTAQKVMNIASILGAIATVVFIVWAWQKGLFTSEETLSAYMLQAGIWGPPIFIFLQILQTVVPIIPGALTSIAGVYIYGNIIGNVYNYIGIIIGSIIAFYLARQYGQQFVKSMVSENTYNRYINWLDKGKWFDYFFAFMMFFPVSPDDFLCMLAGLTKMTYKKFIIIILVFKPFTLAAYTIGLRFIIDWFWAFFK, translated from the coding sequence ATGACAACCAACGAAATTAAACAAGGAAAACCACTCTCACCTACCGCTCAGAAAGTAATGAATATTGCTTCCATTTTAGGAGCAATCGCAACAGTCGTATTTATTGTTTGGGCTTGGCAAAAGGGCTTATTCACTTCTGAAGAGACTTTATCTGCGTATATGTTACAGGCGGGAATTTGGGGACCTCCAATTTTTATCTTTCTCCAAATCTTACAAACGGTTGTTCCAATTATACCAGGTGCTCTAACAAGTATTGCTGGGGTTTATATTTACGGAAATATTATCGGGAATGTCTACAATTACATCGGTATCATTATCGGTTCGATTATCGCATTCTATCTTGCTCGTCAATACGGTCAACAATTCGTAAAATCAATGGTCAGTGAAAATACGTATAATCGTTATATCAATTGGCTGGATAAAGGAAAATGGTTTGACTACTTTTTTGCTTTTATGATGTTCTTCCCAGTTTCTCCGGATGACTTTTTATGTATGTTAGCTGGTTTAACAAAGATGACTTATAAAAAGTTCATTATTATTATTCTAGTCTTTAAGCCATTCACATTAGCTGCTTATACTATCGGATTAAGATTCATCATCGATTGGTTCTGGGCATTCTTTAAATAA
- a CDS encoding glycosyltransferase family 4 protein yields the protein MLTINMLTRADSVKGQGVMSATEEQINLVTEGLKGYKVVVNQLKIADINHIHTINPDFLFKSFLNNKKQPTIASVHFLPETLEKSISLPKPIKELFYKYVLSFYKQADYLVTVNPRFIDDLEHYGVDRSKVTYIPNFVSRETFYKITDQSKRELRKKFGLNPDQFTVVSAGQLQMRKGVLEFIDLAEKMPEIQFVWAGDFAFKGISEGRKEIMEHMDDLPDNVHFLGLVERNQMNEFFNMADVMLQLSFEELFPMTILESMNANIPLLLRDLPEYKPILFDYYLKGTSQQTFKEQLTKLKEDPEYYAMACEGSKRGEQFYSKESILLQWQQFYDKVATERNLKS from the coding sequence ATGCTTACAATAAATATGCTAACTCGTGCAGACAGTGTCAAAGGACAAGGAGTGATGTCTGCAACAGAGGAACAAATTAATTTAGTGACTGAAGGTCTTAAAGGATACAAAGTAGTTGTAAACCAATTAAAGATTGCTGATATTAATCATATTCATACAATTAATCCAGACTTTCTGTTTAAGTCATTCTTAAACAATAAGAAGCAACCAACAATAGCATCAGTACATTTCTTACCTGAAACACTCGAAAAGAGTATTTCTCTTCCAAAACCAATAAAAGAATTGTTCTATAAATATGTCTTATCTTTTTACAAACAAGCGGATTATTTAGTGACTGTGAATCCACGTTTTATTGACGACCTCGAACATTATGGAGTCGATCGTTCGAAAGTTACTTATATTCCAAACTTTGTATCTCGTGAAACCTTTTATAAAATCACTGATCAATCTAAAAGGGAATTAAGAAAGAAATTTGGATTAAATCCTGATCAGTTCACCGTTGTATCTGCAGGTCAATTGCAAATGAGAAAAGGTGTTCTAGAATTTATCGATTTAGCTGAAAAAATGCCTGAAATTCAGTTCGTTTGGGCTGGAGACTTTGCTTTTAAAGGAATTTCTGAAGGACGCAAAGAAATTATGGAACATATGGATGATCTTCCTGATAATGTTCATTTTCTAGGATTGGTTGAAAGAAACCAAATGAATGAATTTTTTAATATGGCTGATGTCATGTTACAACTTTCTTTTGAAGAATTATTCCCTATGACTATTTTAGAATCCATGAATGCTAATATTCCTCTTCTATTACGTGACTTACCTGAGTACAAGCCAATATTATTTGACTACTATTTAAAAGGGACAAGTCAACAAACGTTTAAAGAACAATTAACTAAACTTAAAGAAGATCCTGAGTACTATGCTATGGCATGTGAAGGCTCAAAACGTGGCGAACAATTTTACTCAAAAGAGAGTATTCTTCTCCAATGGCAACAATTTTACGATAAAGTTGCAACAGAAAGAAATTTAAAATCATAA